A genomic region of Bernardetia sp. ABR2-2B contains the following coding sequences:
- a CDS encoding YcxB family protein, with the protein MNSNYYMKIEYTLQENDFLEYQLYTTSKSEAIRKKRLISKFAVPMLYVLLGVFFYFYDNNKNAILICLFLGALWLFIYPFYSKYRYKRFYLNHIKKKYTDRLDHVDALKLGNNNYFYIKEQGKEGKVKTSDVANLIELKEHFFLKTKKGGAIILPKNYILNTDEFKQIIADLGINYVDDTAWKWS; encoded by the coding sequence ATGAACTCAAATTATTATATGAAAATAGAATATACACTTCAAGAAAACGATTTTTTGGAATATCAACTTTATACTACTTCCAAATCTGAGGCTATCAGAAAAAAACGTTTGATTTCGAAATTTGCTGTGCCTATGCTGTATGTTCTGTTGGGTGTTTTTTTTTATTTCTATGATAACAACAAAAACGCAATTTTGATTTGCCTTTTTTTAGGTGCATTATGGCTCTTTATTTATCCTTTTTATTCAAAATACAGATACAAACGATTTTACCTTAATCATATTAAAAAAAAATATACAGACAGATTAGACCACGTCGATGCCTTAAAACTAGGAAATAATAACTACTTTTATATCAAAGAACAAGGAAAGGAAGGAAAAGTAAAAACGTCTGACGTAGCAAACCTTATTGAACTAAAAGAACATTTCTTCCTCAAAACAAAAAAAGGAGGAGCAATTATTCTTCCCAAAAATTATATTCTGAATACTGACGAGTTCAAACAAATAATTGCCGATTTAGGTATAAATTATGTAGATGATACGGCGTGGAAGTGGAGTTAA
- a CDS encoding choice-of-anchor D domain-containing protein, with protein sequence MVSILSNYFKSCFLLIVFLLFLVSCQDDEKLLCPELEVYSLQSEIDIPAKNQITESQVLSYKVEAENPFRLSFLIENKGGNVLKIGEIESNNIDSTLNFEIVQPLKNKFETNESDSFQVNFEGLEVGEYQIPITILSNDWNEPTFTFFIKITVNAPPPPKLPSIKVYQQTTFIPSQIGIYSFESTEVGQRYEAIFTIRNEGESNLIISDIISTTSDFEIQSVVQNEVLPNQETTFLVIFEPTTARNYLTQVQIENNDPNSEENPYIFEIVANPNPAPIPDIAIFYKENNQDIELQNGFEFIEGGELETSFREIFEFEIENQGDGMLNLSSLQSDNPNFQVSNVLIDNLESGQKTLFLVRFNAIILGENIGTISIQSNDPDENPFTFKIRFTVKEPTFRINYLTVTIPDGLNTVPSNTGENRTLFQKEFQVIDPQSIVTDNAVLRVTVITNRGIRDSFSVQVSGTDGRRIFFENDFDDLFYRQSIRFAEASFIDFEVYLQLPTGERSNLEGYRLRKPDGAN encoded by the coding sequence ATGGTTTCTATTCTCTCAAATTACTTTAAGTCGTGTTTTTTACTGATAGTTTTTCTTCTTTTTTTGGTTAGTTGCCAAGATGATGAAAAGCTCCTTTGTCCAGAATTAGAGGTTTATTCTTTACAAAGTGAAATAGATATTCCTGCAAAGAATCAAATCACGGAAAGTCAGGTTTTATCTTATAAAGTGGAGGCAGAAAACCCTTTCAGATTATCTTTTCTGATAGAAAATAAGGGAGGAAACGTTTTGAAAATAGGAGAAATAGAATCAAATAATATAGATTCTACGTTGAATTTTGAGATTGTTCAACCTCTCAAAAATAAGTTCGAAACAAATGAGAGTGATTCTTTTCAAGTAAATTTTGAAGGGTTGGAAGTAGGAGAGTATCAAATTCCGATTACGATTCTTTCGAATGATTGGAATGAACCTACTTTTACTTTTTTTATTAAAATAACTGTCAATGCACCACCACCTCCAAAATTACCCAGTATAAAAGTCTATCAACAGACTACTTTTATTCCTTCTCAAATTGGAATTTATAGTTTTGAAAGTACCGAAGTAGGACAACGTTATGAAGCTATTTTTACTATAAGAAACGAAGGCGAATCAAACCTTATCATTTCAGATATTATTTCTACAACAAGTGATTTTGAAATTCAAAGTGTAGTCCAAAATGAGGTTTTGCCTAACCAAGAAACTACTTTTTTAGTTATTTTCGAACCTACAACTGCTCGTAATTACCTCACACAAGTTCAGATTGAGAATAATGACCCAAATAGTGAAGAGAATCCATATATTTTTGAAATAGTAGCCAATCCGAATCCTGCACCTATTCCAGATATTGCTATTTTTTATAAAGAGAATAACCAAGATATAGAACTGCAAAATGGTTTTGAGTTTATAGAAGGAGGAGAGCTAGAAACAAGTTTTAGAGAAATTTTTGAGTTTGAAATTGAAAATCAAGGAGATGGAATGCTCAATCTTTCTAGTTTGCAAAGTGATAATCCAAATTTTCAAGTTTCTAATGTATTGATAGACAATTTAGAAAGTGGTCAGAAAACTCTTTTTTTGGTTCGTTTTAATGCAATTATTTTAGGAGAAAATATAGGAACAATAAGTATTCAGAGTAACGACCCAGATGAGAATCCGTTTACTTTCAAAATTCGTTTTACGGTAAAAGAACCTACTTTTCGCATCAATTATTTGACAGTTACTATCCCTGATGGATTAAATACAGTTCCTTCAAACACAGGAGAAAACCGTACGCTTTTTCAAAAAGAGTTTCAAGTAATTGACCCACAAAGTATAGTTACAGACAATGCTGTTTTGAGAGTTACAGTTATTACAAACAGAGGAATTAGAGATTCTTTTTCTGTACAAGTTTCAGGAACAGATGGTAGAAGAATTTTCTTTGAAAACGATTTTGACGACCTGTTTTATAGGCAAAGTATTCGTTTTGCAGAAGCTAGTTTTATTGATTTTGAAGTTTATTTACAACTTCCAACAGGAGAGCGCAGTAATTTGGAAGGTTATCGTTTGAGAAAACCTGATGGAGCTAATTAG
- a CDS encoding polyprenyl synthetase family protein encodes MSLKRIQTPIQSEMKVFEQKFRDFMRSDVMLLDKITNYIVKSKGKQMRPMFVFLSAGMCSESGTIGEVTYRGASLVELLHTATLVHDDVVDESNYRRGFFSINALWKNKVAVLVGDYLLSRGLLLSIDNGDFELLRIVSNAVREMSEGELLQIEKSRKLDITEEVYFEIIRQKTATLISACCGVGASSAGADQKIVDLMKDFGEKIGIAFQIKDDLFDYGTAEVGKPLGIDIKERKMTLPLIYALKNASDKDRKHIIYLVKNKNNKADKINEVIEFVRQSGGIEYTKTVMQTYYQDALKMLDVFPKSEHKTSLMELVKYAIEREK; translated from the coding sequence ATGAGCCTCAAACGCATACAAACGCCCATTCAGTCAGAAATGAAAGTCTTCGAACAAAAATTCAGGGATTTTATGCGTTCTGACGTAATGCTCTTAGATAAAATTACTAACTATATCGTCAAAAGCAAAGGAAAGCAAATGCGCCCCATGTTTGTTTTTCTTTCGGCTGGTATGTGTTCTGAAAGTGGAACAATTGGAGAAGTAACCTATCGTGGAGCGTCTTTAGTTGAGCTTTTACATACTGCGACATTGGTACACGATGATGTTGTTGATGAATCAAATTATAGAAGAGGATTTTTTTCGATCAATGCCCTTTGGAAAAATAAAGTAGCTGTTTTGGTAGGCGATTATTTGCTTTCTCGTGGCTTATTATTGTCGATTGATAATGGAGATTTTGAACTTTTGCGTATCGTTTCGAATGCTGTTAGGGAAATGAGCGAAGGAGAATTATTACAAATCGAAAAATCAAGAAAATTAGATATTACAGAAGAAGTCTATTTTGAAATAATCAGACAAAAAACAGCAACTCTTATTTCTGCTTGTTGTGGTGTGGGAGCGTCTTCGGCTGGTGCAGACCAAAAAATAGTAGATTTAATGAAAGATTTTGGAGAGAAAATAGGAATTGCCTTTCAGATAAAAGATGATTTGTTTGATTACGGAACTGCCGAAGTAGGAAAGCCTTTAGGAATTGACATCAAAGAAAGAAAAATGACATTACCTTTAATTTATGCTCTAAAAAATGCTTCTGATAAAGATAGAAAACATATTATTTATTTAGTGAAAAATAAGAATAATAAAGCTGATAAGATAAATGAAGTTATAGAATTTGTAAGGCAATCAGGAGGAATAGAATATACTAAAACTGTAATGCAAACCTATTATCAAGATGCCCTAAAAATGCTAGATGTTTTCCCAAAATCTGAACACAAAACATCGCTTATGGAACTAGTTAAGTATGCTATTGAGAGGGAGAAGTAG